GGGGAAGCTTCCCCGGAAGCCAAAGCAGCCAAACACCTCCATGACTTCTTCACGTATGTTGCTGTTAGAATTGTAGATGCACAAATTGAGGTGATCTCTTGTATTAATAAACTTTTTTCTATTACATAAGCTCATATTATAATATCACAttttatgctcctaaaatatACAATAAGTTCATATTTGGAAAGTGCAACGTCATTTACTTCTTCTATCAGATTTGCTGAAGTAAAGTCATCAATTTATGTAATaaacgtgtatatatattaaAGTGAGTTTTTGATCAATAGTTGGTTGACAGAGCAGAGCTACAACTTTGAGGCGCATGCAGAATTGCAAGAATTTCTTGAAAAACACCCCTTGAATGATGGGGATAAGTTCTGTGCTGATTTAATGAGGGAATCATCCAGGCACAAAGCCTTAGGTATGAATGAATCTTGATTTATATCCATCAATCCAGATGGTTTTCATTCTTATCCCAGTAACAAGTCCTTCTGATCACACATGCAACAGTAAATTATAATAAACTAAGTTACAAATTTTTATGCTAGACTAGAAAAGGCAAGACTACTCATTCACTTGTTTATTCATAAACCGACCCGAACACCGTCGATTCAGGTGGTCTTTTTCTGGGCGGGATGAAATTAATCGCCCGTCCCCCCCACTGTTTACACTCCTAAATATCTTTAAAACGCTCAAATGTTGAATGATGTCGAGTGTTGCTTATAATTAGATGTtaaatctttcttttcttttctgggACAAACCAAACTTGTGAAATGCACCAATGTGCTCCTACACATACTCTCTGCATGCAGCTCTCCGCATTTTAGAGGTCAGTTTTCTCCGGTGAATCATATAACATTTGACCATTTCACTCCTGAATTATGTAAACACCTATGTTCTACCTTAACAATGAAAGGTTCGATCCGCATATTGCAAGAACGATTTCGAATGGGACAACTTGAAGCGCTTGGCGTCTCAGGTTCACACATTTCTTTTTCCATATCAACTCTTTTGTTCATAGTTTTAACGGAATTGTACTAACAATTAGGTTAATGAAATGCTAGCGTTATGGTATTATCGTAAGATTACATCCAATAATCCTTATCTTTTTTTTTACATGTGAGATCCATGTAAAAAGTCATGGATATATGGATCGTTGGATGGATAATACTCTAATTAAGGATTGTGTGTCAAGAAACTTTTGTTCTTGTAGTTATACCAAGTGTTGATTAATCTTGAAAATGACAGATGGTGGAGGACCGCAATACTAGATTAATGAGGGACTATGTGTCCGAAACTATTCTTCCTACGGAGAACGAGAGCTAGCCACAAACTAGTATTGCGACACCTTCCTACCGTTTCAATGCAGCTTGCCGTTTCAATGCACTTCTGATGTCGTGTTCATCCTTTTGTGCTCAAATGATCTATTtgattttagattttgatagATTAGTGTTCGATTCGAACTCAAGGAGCAGAAAAGAAAGACCAAATAAAAATGCATGGATTTCACGATACCTTCATGCCCAATGCCTCTCTGCTTGTTGGCACGCATCCCTTATATCCCGGGCAGACATTCTGCATTTGTTAACGAGGATTAGTTAAATACTGCATCGTACATACAAAATATACAATGATAATGCatacaaataatatattttggaTACATAAATGAGTTCAAAATTTGGAGGATTTCAAATCTGTGGTGCTGCTAATTGATATCCAAAGATTTTTCACAGTTTGAAATCAGTTAAACATATCAAAACCTTCCAAACAGGTTTGAGGAATTTGTTTTTATCGATCCAACACACTCCACTTCAAAGTTTTCAATCTGGACGCTCTGGAGTAAACATAACCAATTTGACTCACTCCGCTGTAGCTGAAGCAAGTTCAGCCAATGTTTTGCGTACTGAGCTGCTATTTCTTGACGAGTTTGGTGATCAGGTAAGCCGAAAGCAATCATTGAATCAAATCGACTCAGGACTTGAACAGCCAAGTAAAGATTAAAGTGTCTGATATCCAAAGACATAAGAACAGGAAATATCTCATCACCTCAACAAAGCAGGATCAAGGTCTTGCTTTCTATTAGTTGCAGcagcaacaacaacaacaacaacatccTTGTCCTGGTCAATCCATCAATCTGCAAAAATTGTGTAATTATGAGCAAAAGGGATAGTTTTGATTACATGAAAATGTATGAGAAATATATTGAGCATTTGTTCCATATTTCTTTTCCATTTCAATAAAACCAGAGAGACAGGAAGATAGTAGATAGTGCACAAGGAATCTAAGTTTCTGTATTACCATTTGTGCGTAGCTCTGCTACTTTGCAGTTTGGGAGCAAGCCTGGAAGTTCATGCCAATAGTTTTTTTATTGCAAATAGATTTTTAATTATCAATCTTGTACATGAGTGTAGATTAGAATCAAGttttgtaaataaaatattttatttaataggatattcaaatcttttaagtttAGCAGAAGAATATCAGTAATTTTTTAGTCTTTAAGGATTCTGTATTCATTGTTTTGTAGATATAGGTGTACATTACTTCACAGAAGATTTAcaagaaatatatttttctcaaTTTCTACATGATATCAGAGCTAGCGGCTAATTAGGGTTTTTCTTAAAGTACACACGCCGCCCAACTTCCGTGTCTGTGCAAGTCAAAACCCAAGGTGGCTGCCGCCCGATTTTTCGCTGCGTCCCGATTCTCTCGCGCTGCTACTGCACAAATCCTATCACCTCCTTGTCGCGTGCTGTTCATGCGCGCTGCGCGAATCCTAGATCTTCCACGTTCGGACGTCTTTGTCCAAGCGCGAACTCTAGCCTCCGCGCTTCTCTGTCCAGCGCAAACCATTATCTCCGGGAGTTATTTTCATTGTGTTT
This is a stretch of genomic DNA from Primulina eburnea isolate SZY01 chromosome 11, ASM2296580v1, whole genome shotgun sequence. It encodes these proteins:
- the LOC140804277 gene encoding chaperonin-like RBCX protein 1, chloroplastic; this encodes MESSFFLPQISPHSFFPQKPSKWRNTTSHSTRIKCQKMYVPGFGEASPEAKAAKHLHDFFTYVAVRIVDAQIESYNFEAHAELQEFLEKHPLNDGDKFCADLMRESSRHKALALRILEVRSAYCKNDFEWDNLKRLASQMVEDRNTRLMRDYVSETILPTENES